One window of the Salvelinus sp. IW2-2015 linkage group LG10, ASM291031v2, whole genome shotgun sequence genome contains the following:
- the LOC111969383 gene encoding ubiquitin carboxyl-terminal hydrolase MINDY-2 isoform X1, whose translation MEKNANLHRDVGGSTLCATIAGEMCDIKTVGGMKGATDTCKISEHSLSTLVSCTTSSSSAPSTTSNAISSVEKLDMADMIESLPVQEKNIQSSGWSETLPSGSGDHLSNGMGYGTQLATGNSEGATSKLVNNKTDGEPSSMGSRITDGQAEVLGCESVELVMLAKPTHLCPDKTNTGNVKCGVAIDKTICEGLRSGSDPCIAAESRSVDSLESFSNLKSCPSFDLNSEGVEDKGLAITLQSEYGADGTKIPCTKDRGAGQSIYHIKWIKWKEENTPIITQNENGPCPLLAIMNVLLLAWKVKMPPMMEIITAEQLMEYLGDYILDAKPKEISEAQRLNYEQNMSDAMAVLHKLQTGLDVNVKFTGVRVFEYTPECIVFDLLDIPLYHGWLVDLQMGDTVKAVGNCSYNQLVEKIISCKQSASSELAGEGFVAEQFLHSTATQLTYHGLCELTSTVQEGELCVFFRNNHFSTMIKFKGQLYLLVTDQGFLTEEKVVWESLHNVDGDGNFCDSEFRLRPPSDPETVYRGQQDQIDQDYLMALSLQQEQQCQDLQWEQLPEGISDLELAKKLQEEEDRQASQYYQEQEQAAAAQAQQPAEGSDEADRAAAEASSSAAAAASSTAAGATPSPGKQPSAGERKPKKEPKDKDKCVLL comes from the exons ATGGAGAAAAATGCAAACCTGCATCGAGATGTTGGAGGAAGTACTCTATGTGCTACTATTGCAGGAGAAATGTGTGATATTAAAACAGTTGGCGGAATGAAGGGAGCCACCGATACGTGCAAGATTAGTGAGCATTCTCTCAGTACTTTGGTTAGTTGTACTACTAGCTCCAGTAGTGCCCCTAGCACTACTAGTAATGCTATCTCCAGTGTTGAGAAATTAGATATGGCAGATATGATCGAGTCTCTCCCGGTGCAAGAGAAGAACATTCAATCGAGTGGTTGGTCGGAGACATTGCCCTCTGGATCTGGAGATCATTTGAGTAACGGGATGGGATATGGCACGCAGCTCGCTACAGGAAATAGCGAGGGTGCCACCTCAAAGTTAGTAAACAACAAAACGGATGGCGAGCCCTCCTCGATGGGGTCAAGGATTACAGATGGTCAAGCTGAGGTGTTGGGTTGTGAGTCAGTTGAACTAGTGATGCTGGCAAAACCGACACACCTATGTCCGGACAAAACAAATACGGGAAACGTTAAATGTGGAGTTGCGATTGACAAAACCATATGCGAGGGTTTGCGGAGTGGGAGTGACCCGTGCATCGCGGCAGAATCTAGGAGCGTCGACTCACTTGAGTCTTTCTCGAACCTTAAGTCCTGTCCCAGTTTCGATCTCAACAGTGAAGGGGTGGAGGACAAGGGGTTGGCAATAACACTACAGAGCGAGTATGGGGCTGATGGAACTAAGATCCCGTGCACCAAGGACCGGGGCGCTGGCCAGTCCATATACCACATCAAGTGGATCAAGTGGAAGGAGGAAAACACACCTATCATTACACAGAACGAGAACGGCCCATGCCCATTGCTGGCAATTATGAATGTCCTATTGTTGGCATGGAAG GTGAAGATGCCACCAATGATGGAGATCATAACTGCTGAACAGTTGATGGAATATCTTG GAGACTACATCCTCGATGCCAAGCCGAAAGAGATCTCTGAAGCCCAGCGGCTAAACTATGAGCAG AATATGAGTGATGCCATGGCGGTGCTGCACAAGCTGCAGACAGGGCTGGATGTCAACGTGAAGTTCACAGGGGTGCGGGTCTTTGAGTACACCCCAGAGTGCATTGTCTTTGACCTGCTGGACATCCCTCTCTACCACGGCTGGCTGGTGGACCTGCAG ATGGGCGACACAGTGAAGGCAGTGGGTAACTGCAGCTACAACCAGCTGGTGGAGAAGATAATCTCCTGCAAACAGTCGGCCAGCAGTGAGCTGGCTGGGGAAG gCTTTGTAGCCGAGCAGTTTCTGCACAGCACGGCCACCCAGCTGACGTACCACGGCCTGTGTGAGCTCACGTCCACCGTGCAGGAAGGAGAGCTCTGTGTGTTCTTCAGGAACAACCACTTCAGCACCATGATCAAGTTCAAG GGCCAGCTGTACCTCCTGGTGACAGACCAGGGCTTCCTGACGGAGGAGAAGGTGGTGTGGGAGAGCCTGCAcaatgtggacggggatggcaaCTTCTGTGACTCTGAGTTCCGCCTGCGACCCCCGTCAGACCCAGAGACGGTGTACCGCGGACAGCAGGACCAGATAGACCAG GACTACCTGATGGCGTTGTCGCTGCAGCAGGAGCAGCAGTGTCAGGACCTGCAGTGGGAGCAGCTCCCCGAGGGCATCAGTGACCTGGAGCTGGCCAAGAagctgcaggaggaggaggaccgACAAGCCTCCCAGTACTaccaggagcaggagcaggctgCCGCAGCACAAGCACAG CAGCCAGCAGAGGGCAGTGACGAAGCAGacagagcagcagcagaagcatcatcatcagcagcagcagcagcatcatcaaCAGCAGCTGGAGCCACGCCCAGCCCAGGGAAGCAGCCCTCTGCCGGGGAGCGCAAACCCAAAAAAGAGCCCAAGGATAAAGACAAATGTGTTCTATTGTAA
- the LOC111969383 gene encoding ubiquitin carboxyl-terminal hydrolase MINDY-2 isoform X2 — protein MEKNANLHRDVGGSTLCATIAGEMCDIKTVGGMKGATDTCKISEHSLSTLVSCTTSSSSAPSTTSNAISSVEKLDMADMIESLPVQEKNIQSSGWSETLPSGSGDHLSNGMGYGTQLATGNSEGATSKLVNNKTDGEPSSMGSRITDGQAEVLGCESVELVMLAKPTHLCPDKTNTGNVKCGVAIDKTICEGLRSGSDPCIAAESRSVDSLESFSNLKSCPSFDLNSEGVEDKGLAITLQSEYGADGTKIPCTKDRGAGQSIYHIKWIKWKEENTPIITQNENGPCPLLAIMNVLLLAWKVKMPPMMEIITAEQLMEYLGDYILDAKPKEISEAQRLNYEQNMSDAMAVLHKLQTGLDVNVKFTGVRVFEYTPECIVFDLLDIPLYHGWLVDLQMGDTVKAVGNCSYNQLVEKIISCKQSASSELAGEGFVAEQFLHSTATQLTYHGLCELTSTVQEGELCVFFRNNHFSTMIKFKGQLYLLVTDQGFLTEEKVVWESLHNVDGDGNFCDSEFRLRPPSDPETVYRGQQDQIDQDYLMALSLQQEQQCQDLQWEQLPEGISDLELAKKLQEEEDRQASQYYQEQEQAAAAQAQPAEGSDEADRAAAEASSSAAAAASSTAAGATPSPGKQPSAGERKPKKEPKDKDKCVLL, from the exons ATGGAGAAAAATGCAAACCTGCATCGAGATGTTGGAGGAAGTACTCTATGTGCTACTATTGCAGGAGAAATGTGTGATATTAAAACAGTTGGCGGAATGAAGGGAGCCACCGATACGTGCAAGATTAGTGAGCATTCTCTCAGTACTTTGGTTAGTTGTACTACTAGCTCCAGTAGTGCCCCTAGCACTACTAGTAATGCTATCTCCAGTGTTGAGAAATTAGATATGGCAGATATGATCGAGTCTCTCCCGGTGCAAGAGAAGAACATTCAATCGAGTGGTTGGTCGGAGACATTGCCCTCTGGATCTGGAGATCATTTGAGTAACGGGATGGGATATGGCACGCAGCTCGCTACAGGAAATAGCGAGGGTGCCACCTCAAAGTTAGTAAACAACAAAACGGATGGCGAGCCCTCCTCGATGGGGTCAAGGATTACAGATGGTCAAGCTGAGGTGTTGGGTTGTGAGTCAGTTGAACTAGTGATGCTGGCAAAACCGACACACCTATGTCCGGACAAAACAAATACGGGAAACGTTAAATGTGGAGTTGCGATTGACAAAACCATATGCGAGGGTTTGCGGAGTGGGAGTGACCCGTGCATCGCGGCAGAATCTAGGAGCGTCGACTCACTTGAGTCTTTCTCGAACCTTAAGTCCTGTCCCAGTTTCGATCTCAACAGTGAAGGGGTGGAGGACAAGGGGTTGGCAATAACACTACAGAGCGAGTATGGGGCTGATGGAACTAAGATCCCGTGCACCAAGGACCGGGGCGCTGGCCAGTCCATATACCACATCAAGTGGATCAAGTGGAAGGAGGAAAACACACCTATCATTACACAGAACGAGAACGGCCCATGCCCATTGCTGGCAATTATGAATGTCCTATTGTTGGCATGGAAG GTGAAGATGCCACCAATGATGGAGATCATAACTGCTGAACAGTTGATGGAATATCTTG GAGACTACATCCTCGATGCCAAGCCGAAAGAGATCTCTGAAGCCCAGCGGCTAAACTATGAGCAG AATATGAGTGATGCCATGGCGGTGCTGCACAAGCTGCAGACAGGGCTGGATGTCAACGTGAAGTTCACAGGGGTGCGGGTCTTTGAGTACACCCCAGAGTGCATTGTCTTTGACCTGCTGGACATCCCTCTCTACCACGGCTGGCTGGTGGACCTGCAG ATGGGCGACACAGTGAAGGCAGTGGGTAACTGCAGCTACAACCAGCTGGTGGAGAAGATAATCTCCTGCAAACAGTCGGCCAGCAGTGAGCTGGCTGGGGAAG gCTTTGTAGCCGAGCAGTTTCTGCACAGCACGGCCACCCAGCTGACGTACCACGGCCTGTGTGAGCTCACGTCCACCGTGCAGGAAGGAGAGCTCTGTGTGTTCTTCAGGAACAACCACTTCAGCACCATGATCAAGTTCAAG GGCCAGCTGTACCTCCTGGTGACAGACCAGGGCTTCCTGACGGAGGAGAAGGTGGTGTGGGAGAGCCTGCAcaatgtggacggggatggcaaCTTCTGTGACTCTGAGTTCCGCCTGCGACCCCCGTCAGACCCAGAGACGGTGTACCGCGGACAGCAGGACCAGATAGACCAG GACTACCTGATGGCGTTGTCGCTGCAGCAGGAGCAGCAGTGTCAGGACCTGCAGTGGGAGCAGCTCCCCGAGGGCATCAGTGACCTGGAGCTGGCCAAGAagctgcaggaggaggaggaccgACAAGCCTCCCAGTACTaccaggagcaggagcaggctgCCGCAGCACAAGCACAG CCAGCAGAGGGCAGTGACGAAGCAGacagagcagcagcagaagcatcatcatcagcagcagcagcagcatcatcaaCAGCAGCTGGAGCCACGCCCAGCCCAGGGAAGCAGCCCTCTGCCGGGGAGCGCAAACCCAAAAAAGAGCCCAAGGATAAAGACAAATGTGTTCTATTGTAA